TCCTTTCCAGCATTCAAATTCCAAACTTccccagtattttaaaaatcaagtactGGTATTCAGATAGGCTTCCCGGAAAGTAAATACTTGTTTTCCTACCAGCTACATTACTCTTAAACCATATCTGTTTTCAAATTTGTGACATTGTTCCTTAGTGATTTAGAGCTAATGAAAATGTTAACTCAAAATCTGAACTTTTGATATGCTCAGAGTTAAAATACATGAATTGTAAATTTACCATACAccaagcaattctacttctgggtatgcacccaaaagaaatgaaaatataggcaggcacggtggctcatgcatgtattcccagcactttgggaggctaaggcaggtggatcacctgaggttaggagtttgagaacagcctggtcaacatggtgaaaacccatctctactaaagattaaaaacaacaacaacaacaacaacaaaaagccaaaaacacATTAaacgggtgtggtggcaaatacctataatcccagctactcagggggctgagacatgagaatcgcttgaactccaaagcggaggctgcagtgagccaagattgcacctgcactccagcctgggcgacagagcaaaactgtttcaaaaatagaaacagaaaaattctcaaaaagagtcagatgcagtggctcacacctataatccctgcaatctgggaagttgaggcaggaggactgcttgagcccaggagttcagcttCAGTGAACTacgattgtgctactgcactccagctgagtgACCACAGCAAgatcatctcttaaaaaaaaaaaaaaatctgtgagcagtgcagtagctcatgcatataatcccagaactctgggaggccaatgtgggaggactgcttgagcccaagagtttgacaccagcatgggcaacatagtgaaaccccttctaattttttttttttttatcagccaggcatgatgacctgtgcctgtagttgcatctactcaggaggctgaggtggaaggatccttccagcccaagagttccaggctgcagtgaggtgtgaatgcagcactgcactccagcttgggcaacagagtgagatcctgtctcaaaaaaaaaaatagtaaaataaaataaattaggctggctcagtggctcatacctgtaatcccaatactttgagaggccaaggcgggtggatcccttgagctctggagttcgaaagtagcatggacaacatggcaagaccctgcctctactaaaaacacaaagaatagctggtcatggtggtatgtgcctgtggttccagctatttaggaggctgaggtgagagaatccctgagccaggaggttgcagtgagcaactgcactccagcctcagtgacagagcaagaccctgtctcaaaaaaaaaaaaaaaaaaaaaggccgggcacggtggctcaagcctgtaatcccagcactttgggaggccgaggtgggtggatcacgaggtcaagagatcgagaccatcctggtcgacatggtgaaaccccgtctctactaaaaatacaaaaaattagctgggcatggtggcgcgtgcctgtaatcccagctactcaggaggctgaggcaggagaattgcctgaacccaggaggcggaggttgcagtgagccgagatcgcaccattgcactccagcctgggtaacaagagtgaaactctgtctcaggaaagaaaaaaagaaaaaaaaaagatcattaaaGTATTTGGcatctattttactttatttcctaTAAATAGAAACCATCCGGTCTAGTACTTATTTGTAATTCAAATGCTCACCTGAATGAAATTTCATCAGCCACTTTCTCTTGAGAATCTTCCTCTGTGATCTCGTATCGACCTTTGTAGTTCATTTCTGGTCTGTTCCCTAGCCTGTCTTTGACAGGTCGTTTCCTTTTGAGATGACCTTGcccattttcctcttcctttgaTCCCATTTTTTTGTCACCATGCATATATTCATCTAGTTCCTTGTCTAGTTCTTTTGTATGCTCTTGAGATTCCCTCCTAAGTTTCTTAGCAAGCAAATAATTGTAGGTTTCAGATTGTCTGCTTCTGTCAATAGTGCCCTCCATTCCCAAGATACCAAGTTCAGTGGCGACTGCATCTTGATTCTGTTCCTGCAGCACAGCACCCCATATGTTGTTAACCTTCTTTCCTCCAGCAACAGGTGGTTTTTGACTGCTCTGGCCAAACAGTAAAGGCTCTGGTTTGGGAGGGTTAAAACATTTTTGCCGTTTGCGTTTCCAAAGACAGCCATCATCATCTGAATCAGAAAAACTCTCTTCACTTGAATCCACATTTTCAACAGCTCGATAATGTGATACTGGTGTACATGCAGCTGCCGTGTTCTGGAAGGCCCTCATAGCACTGTCCCCGCCTAGCACTTTCTGCAAGAAATACAATCAATTTCACAAAACACACAAACTCCacctacctaatttttaaaaatttagagatTCAACTGTGCCATTCCAAAATGGAACTGATCTTCAAAGACAAGTCTGAGACCAAACAGTCCCTACTTTTCTAAGTTCCACATGGATTTGCCAATTTAAAAGTCACAAATTCTTATGTTTACAATGCAGCACTTAGTTCTAAGATCTCTTTCCACAATACTACCAAAGCTCTTGTCACCTGTAAAAGATTTCAGACTTTTCAGTTATTGTCAGATGTTTAAAAATGACATAcataataattactttttttttttttgagacagttttgttctgtggcccaggctagagtgcagtggagcaatcatggctcaccgcagcctcaacctcccaggctcaagtgatcctcccacctcagtctcttgaagAAATTACAGGCAACCgtcaccatacacagctaatcattttttgcatttctcgtaaagatggggtcttgccaggCTGGGCATGATACCTTTAAAACCCCAGAGTGTACAGCATTAAGTTTATTTACCAAGTCATGGGTCAATTTATGTAAAACAGCCTgagactgaaaaacaaaataccttgGTACTAATTTCCTAAGACATTTCTATGCAAAAGAAATCATctttgctggccaggcacagtagctcatgcctgtaaccccagcactttgggaggcagaagcaggcagatcaccaggtcagaagataaagaccatcctggccaacatggtgaaaccccgtgtctactaaaaatacaaaaattcgctgagtgtggtggtgtgtgcctgtaatcccagctactcagaaagccaaggcagagaatggcttgaacccaggaggtgtaggttgcagtgagctgagattgtgccactgcactccagcctggtgacagggcagactccatctcaaaaagaaaaagaaaaaaagaaagaaagaaatcaccttTGCTTTTTGTATTATACACTAAACCAAGTATTTGCTAAACTTCTACTACACTAGAAATAGAGGTTAGAATGATCTATCTTCCTATCTTCAAATAATAATCAGAGTTAACACTTATCAGGCATTACAGTGTACAGTATGCTCCATAGAAGCCTTATAATAGGCCCAGCacgggctcatgcctgtaatcccagcactctgggaggccgaagcaggtggattacttgatgtcaggagttggaaaccagcctggccaacatggtgaaacctgtctctacggaaaatacaaaaattagctgggcttggtggcagcgcctgcagtcccaactatttgggaggctgaggcaggagaatcacttaaacctgggaggcagcgactatgctactgcactccagcctgggcaacagagggagactccatttcaaaaaaaaaaaatcgtaaaaAAGCCCTATCAGTGGTACATCATGCCAGTTCCACAAATGGAGACAAAAAGCGGTGAGGCTAAATAAACCTGCTGTAGGTCACACACTGGTGGCACCAGGATTTGAACACATGTAGCCTGGCAACAAAGCTCTCTCAAAGAGAGTGCTACCTACCTAAGGCAGTCAAGACAAATTCCCGTTTAGAAAGCTGGGTAGCTGggtctggcacggtggctcacgcccatgataccagaactttgggaggccgaggcaggagaatcacttgaggtcaggagttcgagaccagccgagccaacatggtgaaacctcgtgtctactaaaaatacaaaaattagcctggcgt
This Callithrix jacchus isolate 240 chromosome 2, calJac240_pri, whole genome shotgun sequence DNA region includes the following protein-coding sequences:
- the PHAX gene encoding phosphorylated adapter RNA export protein: MALEAGDMEDGQLSDSDSDMTVAPSDRPLQVPKVLGGDSAMRAFQNTAAACTPVSHYRAVENVDSSEESFSDSDDDGCLWKRKRQKCFNPPKPEPLLFGQSSQKPPVAGGKKVNNIWGAVLQEQNQDAVATELGILGMEGTIDRSRQSETYNYLLAKKLRRESQEHTKELDKELDEYMHGDKKMGSKEEENGQGHLKRKRPVKDRLGNRPEMNYKGRYEITEEDSQEKVADEISFRLQEPKKDLIARVVRIIGNKKAIELLMETAEVEQNGGLFIMNGSRRRTPGGVFLNLLKNTPSISEEQIKDIFYIENQKEYENKKAARKRRTQVLGKKMKQAIKSLNFQEDDDTSRETFASDTNEALASLDESQEGHGEAKLDAEEAIEVDHSHDLDIF